The Amycolatopsis sp. DG1A-15b genome window below encodes:
- a CDS encoding DUF998 domain-containing protein has protein sequence MTTATTSPQETLVHSYLFLRRAIGLVGLALPVVLILGKQLVQGGDLIGSLSGYYYTDLRDVLVGAMCAVGVFLLAYYGHDYVDNVASTVAGLGAIGLALFPTTPDHDVTAWDRTTGVLHLAFAAVFFLSLAYFCLRLFPHDGEQSPGTSVVYRVCGGAILACLVLIALAKYLAIAPSLHPALWLEAVAVEAFGVAWLIKGGTMKPKSVP, from the coding sequence ATGACCACGGCGACCACATCCCCGCAGGAAACCCTCGTCCACTCGTACCTCTTCCTCCGGCGCGCCATCGGGCTCGTCGGCCTGGCCCTGCCGGTCGTGCTCATCCTCGGCAAGCAGCTCGTCCAGGGCGGGGACCTCATCGGCTCGCTGAGCGGCTACTACTACACCGACCTGCGGGACGTCCTCGTCGGCGCCATGTGCGCGGTCGGGGTGTTCCTCCTCGCCTACTACGGCCACGACTACGTCGACAACGTCGCCAGCACGGTCGCCGGGCTGGGCGCGATCGGGCTGGCGCTCTTCCCGACCACCCCGGACCACGACGTGACGGCCTGGGACCGGACGACGGGCGTCCTGCACCTCGCCTTCGCGGCGGTGTTCTTCCTCTCCCTCGCCTACTTCTGCCTCCGCCTGTTCCCCCACGACGGCGAGCAGTCTCCGGGCACGAGCGTCGTCTACCGCGTCTGCGGCGGCGCGATCCTCGCCTGCCTGGTGCTGATCGCCCTGGCCAAGTACCTCGCCATCGCGCCGTCGCTGCACCCGGCGCTGTGGCTGGAGGCCGTCGCCGTGGAAGCGTTCGGCGTCGCTTGGCTCATCAAGGGAGGGACGATGAAGCCCAAGAGTGTGCCGTAG
- a CDS encoding thiolase family protein produces MRNVAFVEGVRTPFGKAGDKGMYAGTRADDLVVNAIRELLRRHPELPPERVDEVAIAATTQTGDQGLTIGRTAALLAGLPKSVPGFAIDRMCAGAMTAVTTAASGIGFGAYDIAIAGGVEHMGRHPMGEGVDPNPRIIADKLVDPTALVMGQTAENLHDRFPAITKQRTDAYAARSQERYAEAVKTGKIGPELVPVATRSKELGWGLATEDEPPRPGTTVEQLANLKTPFRPFGRITAGNAAGLNDGATASILADEETARELGLPVAMRLVGYSFAGVEPEVMGIGPVPATEKLFKRTGLTIDDIGLFEINEAFAVQVLAFLDHFGIDDEDPRVNQWGGAIACGHPLASSGVRLMTQLARQFAERPDVRYGMTTMCIGIGMGGTVIWENPAFEGAK; encoded by the coding sequence GTGCGCAATGTCGCCTTCGTCGAGGGGGTCCGCACCCCCTTCGGCAAGGCCGGCGACAAGGGCATGTACGCCGGGACCCGGGCCGACGACCTGGTCGTCAACGCCATCCGCGAGCTGCTGCGGCGGCACCCCGAACTGCCGCCCGAGCGCGTCGACGAGGTGGCCATCGCCGCCACCACCCAGACCGGCGACCAGGGCCTGACCATCGGCCGCACCGCCGCGCTGCTGGCCGGGCTGCCCAAGTCCGTGCCCGGCTTCGCCATCGACCGCATGTGCGCCGGCGCGATGACGGCCGTCACCACCGCCGCGTCCGGCATCGGCTTCGGCGCCTACGACATCGCCATCGCCGGTGGCGTCGAGCACATGGGCCGCCACCCGATGGGCGAGGGCGTCGACCCGAACCCGCGGATCATCGCCGACAAGCTCGTCGACCCGACCGCGCTCGTGATGGGCCAGACCGCCGAGAACCTGCACGACCGGTTCCCCGCGATCACCAAGCAGCGCACCGACGCCTACGCCGCGCGCAGCCAGGAGCGCTACGCCGAAGCCGTCAAGACCGGCAAGATCGGCCCCGAGCTGGTCCCGGTCGCCACCCGGTCGAAGGAACTCGGCTGGGGTCTCGCCACCGAGGACGAACCGCCGCGGCCGGGCACCACCGTCGAGCAGCTGGCGAACCTCAAGACGCCGTTCCGCCCGTTCGGCCGGATCACCGCCGGCAACGCGGCCGGCCTCAACGACGGCGCCACCGCGTCGATCCTCGCCGACGAGGAAACCGCCCGCGAGCTGGGCCTGCCGGTCGCCATGCGGCTGGTCGGCTACTCCTTCGCCGGCGTCGAGCCGGAGGTCATGGGCATCGGCCCGGTGCCGGCCACCGAGAAGCTGTTCAAGCGCACCGGCCTGACCATCGACGACATCGGCCTCTTCGAGATCAACGAAGCCTTCGCCGTGCAGGTGCTGGCCTTCCTCGACCACTTCGGCATCGACGACGAAGACCCGCGCGTCAACCAGTGGGGCGGCGCCATCGCCTGTGGCCACCCGCTGGCCTCGTCCGGCGTCCGGCTCATGACGCAGCTGGCCCGCCAGTTCGCCGAGCGGCCCGACGTGCGGTACGGCATGACCACGATGTGCATCGGCATCGGCATGGGCGGCACCGTGATCTGGGAGAACCCGGCCTTCGAGGGGGCGAAGTAA
- a CDS encoding allophanate hydrolase, with translation MSAAEERVRAAYRRIEQVDRPEIWIDLRPEADVLAEAAALAEHGLPLAGKLVAVKGNIDVAGLPTTAGCPDYAYKPEADAPVVARLRAAGALVLGTTNLDQFATGLVGTRSPYGAVRNAVDPAYVSGGSSSGSAVAVALGIVDLALGTDTAGSGRVPAAFNGIVGLKPTPGLLPTEGVVPACASIDCVSLFARTVEEASFALTCLAEPAQVHTGRFRLGVPAPDQLGPLAPGWAEAFDAAVSDYAAAGAEVTTVDISAFLEAARLLYGGAFVAERYTAVGEFIDAHPDAVDPVVRSIISPAGDIRAHRLFADQAALAGLRAEALAALAGVDALLVPTTTEHPTLAEVAADPVAVNARLGRFTNSTNLFGLPALAVPAGSVAGRPFGVMFLGAPHDDLKLAALAGLRRARIPIVVVGAHLRGQPLNHELTSRGGRFVSAVSTAASYRLYALDTVPPKPGLVRVASGGVSLAAEVWELPVAGFGEFVAGIPAPLAIGKLELADGTRVPGFLCEPEATEGAEDISAKGGWLAHLGVR, from the coding sequence ATGAGCGCGGCCGAGGAGCGGGTGCGGGCCGCGTACCGGCGCATCGAGCAGGTGGACCGGCCGGAGATCTGGATCGACCTGCGGCCGGAAGCCGACGTTCTGGCCGAAGCCGCCGCGCTGGCCGAACACGGCTTGCCGCTGGCCGGGAAACTCGTGGCCGTCAAGGGCAACATCGACGTCGCGGGGCTGCCGACGACGGCGGGCTGCCCGGACTACGCGTACAAGCCGGAAGCCGACGCGCCGGTCGTCGCACGGCTGCGCGCGGCCGGGGCGCTGGTGCTCGGCACGACGAACCTGGACCAGTTCGCGACCGGCCTGGTCGGGACGCGCAGCCCGTACGGCGCGGTCCGCAACGCCGTGGACCCGGCTTACGTGTCCGGCGGATCCAGCTCGGGCTCGGCGGTGGCGGTCGCGCTGGGCATCGTCGATCTGGCGCTGGGCACGGACACCGCGGGCTCGGGGCGGGTGCCGGCGGCGTTCAACGGGATCGTCGGGCTCAAGCCGACTCCGGGCCTCCTGCCGACCGAGGGCGTCGTGCCGGCGTGCGCGAGCATCGACTGCGTGTCGCTGTTCGCGCGGACGGTCGAAGAAGCGTCGTTCGCGCTGACCTGCCTGGCCGAGCCCGCGCAGGTGCACACGGGACGGTTCCGGCTCGGCGTCCCCGCCCCGGACCAGCTGGGCCCGCTGGCTCCCGGCTGGGCGGAGGCGTTCGACGCCGCGGTGTCGGACTACGCCGCGGCGGGTGCCGAAGTGACCACTGTGGACATCTCGGCGTTCCTGGAGGCGGCACGGCTGTTGTACGGCGGCGCGTTCGTCGCCGAGCGGTACACCGCGGTCGGCGAGTTCATCGACGCTCACCCGGACGCCGTCGACCCGGTCGTGCGCTCGATCATCTCGCCGGCCGGGGACATCCGGGCCCACCGGCTGTTCGCCGACCAGGCGGCGCTGGCCGGCCTGCGGGCGGAGGCACTGGCCGCGCTGGCCGGCGTCGACGCACTGCTGGTCCCGACGACGACCGAGCACCCGACTCTGGCGGAAGTGGCGGCGGACCCGGTCGCGGTCAACGCCCGGCTGGGCCGGTTCACCAACTCCACCAACCTGTTCGGGCTGCCGGCGCTGGCCGTCCCGGCGGGCTCGGTGGCCGGGCGCCCGTTCGGCGTGATGTTCCTCGGCGCCCCGCACGACGACCTGAAGCTGGCGGCCTTGGCCGGACTGCGGCGCGCACGCATCCCGATCGTGGTGGTGGGGGCGCACTTGCGGGGTCAGCCCCTGAACCACGAGCTCACGTCCCGCGGCGGCCGGTTCGTGTCCGCGGTTTCGACGGCGGCGTCGTACCGCTTGTACGCACTGGACACGGTGCCGCCGAAGCCGGGACTGGTGCGGGTCGCGTCCGGCGGTGTTTCGCTGGCCGCGGAGGTCTGGGAGCTGCCGGTCGCGGGGTTCGGCGAGTTCGTGGCGGGGATCCCGGCCCCCCTGGCCATCGGCAAGCTCGAACTGGCGGACGGCACGCGGGTGCCGGGCTTCCTCTGCGAGCCGGAGGCGACGGAGGGAGCGGAGGACATCTCGGCGAAGGGCGGCTGGCTGGCGCACCTCGGCGTCCGGTAA
- a CDS encoding 3-hydroxyacyl-CoA dehydrogenase NAD-binding domain-containing protein: protein MTFTAEEAKAAFPDEVVTHAVTRLVKVPGLEKPVALITLDNGHDHTRPNTFGPQGLVSLNAALDKAFEAEPAAIAVTGKPFIFAVGADLSGVESVSDPKLAREIAQTGHDVFRRLTESKIPTFGFVNGAVMGGGLELALSCHYRTLSENTAAIAFPEVFLGLFPGWGGTQLLPNLIGADAAVTVIIENALAQNKMLNVKQTAELGIVDAVFGSADYLEQSLLWLARVVNGEITPARREIDRGEAWDAAIARAKSIVDGRTHGASPGATKAVELLELARENDLDRGYAAETDGLAELLMSDVLRAGLYSFNLVNKRAKRPAGAPDKSLARKVNKVGIVGAGLMASQLALLFVRRLKVPVVLTDVDQERVDKGVGYVHAEIDKLLAKKRVSPDSANRLKALVSGSLDKAAFADADFVIEAVFEELGVKQQVFAELEQHVKPEAILATNTSSLSITAMASKLQHPERVVGFHFFNPVAVLPLLEIVRGERTDDAALATAFSVGKQLKKSSVLVKDASAFVVNRLLLRFLGEVLVTVDEGTPFEVADKALEPLGLPMTPLTLMQLVGPAIALHVGETLHESFPDRFTVSDNLAKFVKAGKKGVWIWDAQGNASVDPEVAELWTQGDKPSTSEQVRERALSAIAEEIRIMLDEGVVAEAQDIDLCLILGAGWPFWNGGITPYLDRSGVSERVNGKPFLAPGVASVPAR, encoded by the coding sequence ATGACTTTCACCGCTGAAGAAGCGAAGGCCGCCTTCCCGGACGAGGTCGTCACGCACGCCGTGACGCGCCTGGTGAAGGTGCCCGGGCTCGAGAAGCCCGTCGCGCTCATCACGCTCGACAACGGCCACGACCACACCCGGCCGAACACCTTCGGCCCGCAGGGGCTCGTCTCCCTGAACGCCGCGCTGGACAAAGCGTTCGAGGCCGAGCCGGCCGCGATCGCCGTCACCGGCAAGCCGTTCATCTTCGCCGTCGGCGCCGACCTCTCGGGCGTCGAGTCCGTGAGCGACCCGAAGCTGGCGCGCGAGATCGCCCAGACCGGGCACGACGTGTTCCGCCGCCTCACCGAGTCGAAGATCCCGACCTTCGGGTTCGTCAACGGCGCGGTCATGGGCGGCGGCCTGGAGCTGGCGCTGTCCTGCCACTACCGGACGCTGTCGGAGAACACCGCGGCGATCGCGTTCCCCGAGGTCTTCCTCGGCCTCTTCCCGGGCTGGGGCGGCACGCAGCTGCTGCCGAACCTGATCGGCGCGGACGCCGCCGTCACGGTGATCATCGAGAACGCCCTGGCGCAGAACAAGATGCTCAACGTCAAGCAGACGGCCGAGCTCGGCATCGTCGACGCCGTCTTCGGCTCGGCCGACTACCTCGAGCAGTCGCTGCTGTGGCTGGCTCGCGTGGTCAACGGCGAAATCACCCCGGCCCGCCGGGAGATCGACCGCGGCGAGGCGTGGGACGCGGCCATCGCCCGCGCGAAGTCCATTGTGGATGGCCGCACGCACGGCGCGTCGCCGGGCGCCACCAAGGCCGTCGAGCTGCTCGAACTGGCCCGCGAAAACGACCTCGACCGGGGTTACGCGGCCGAGACCGACGGCCTCGCCGAGCTGCTCATGTCCGACGTCCTGCGCGCCGGGCTGTACTCGTTCAACCTGGTCAACAAGCGCGCCAAGCGACCGGCCGGCGCGCCGGACAAGTCGCTGGCCCGCAAGGTGAACAAGGTCGGCATCGTCGGCGCCGGCCTGATGGCCAGCCAGCTCGCGCTGCTGTTCGTGCGCCGCCTCAAGGTGCCGGTCGTGCTGACCGACGTCGACCAAGAGCGCGTCGACAAGGGCGTCGGCTACGTCCACGCCGAGATCGACAAGCTGCTGGCCAAGAAGCGCGTCTCCCCGGACAGCGCCAACCGGCTCAAGGCGCTGGTCTCCGGCTCGCTCGACAAGGCCGCGTTCGCCGACGCCGACTTCGTCATCGAGGCCGTGTTCGAGGAGCTGGGCGTCAAGCAGCAGGTGTTCGCGGAGCTGGAGCAGCACGTCAAGCCCGAGGCGATCCTGGCGACGAACACCTCGTCGCTGTCGATCACCGCGATGGCGTCGAAGCTGCAGCACCCCGAGCGGGTCGTCGGCTTCCACTTCTTCAACCCGGTGGCCGTGCTGCCGCTGCTGGAGATCGTCCGCGGCGAGCGGACCGACGACGCGGCCCTGGCGACGGCGTTCTCGGTCGGCAAGCAGCTGAAGAAGTCCAGCGTGCTGGTGAAGGACGCCTCGGCGTTCGTCGTGAACCGGCTGCTGCTGCGCTTCCTCGGCGAGGTGCTGGTCACCGTCGACGAGGGCACGCCGTTCGAGGTCGCCGACAAGGCCCTGGAACCGCTGGGCCTGCCGATGACGCCGCTGACACTGATGCAGCTCGTCGGCCCGGCCATCGCGCTGCACGTCGGCGAGACGCTGCACGAGTCCTTCCCGGACCGCTTCACCGTGTCCGACAACCTCGCCAAGTTCGTCAAGGCGGGCAAGAAGGGCGTCTGGATCTGGGACGCCCAGGGCAACGCCTCGGTCGACCCGGAGGTCGCCGAGCTGTGGACGCAGGGCGACAAGCCGTCCACCTCCGAGCAGGTGCGCGAGCGGGCCCTGTCCGCGATCGCCGAGGAGATCCGGATCATGCTCGACGAGGGCGTGGTCGCCGAGGCGCAGGACATCGACCTGTGCCTGATCCTGGGCGCGGGCTGGCCGTTCTGGAACGGCGGCATCACGCCGTACCTGGACCGCTCCGGTGTGTCCGAGCGGGTGAACGGCAAGCCGTTCCTCGCCCCGGGCGTGGCTTCGGTCCCGGCTCGCTAG